The nucleotide sequence TTTGGTAATCCCTCATCAACTTATTCAATCGGACGTCATACAAAAGCATTAATCGAATCTGCCCGCAAAAACATTGCAAAACAATTTAATGTTACGGCTAGCGAAATCATTTTTACGTCGTGCGGAACAGAAGGAAACAACTGGATTATTCGTTCATCAGTTCGCGATTTGGGTGTAAAACGAATCATCACTACCCGTATGGAACACCATTGTACGCTGTATTCTATCAAAGAAATGGAAAAAGAATACGGTACAAAAATTGATTATTTGAACATTTTGCCAAACAGCGAAATTGATTACAATCAGTTAGAAGAATTACTGAAAGACGAGCAGCCAACTTTAATCAGTTTAATGCACGTAAACAATGAAGTGGGAACGATATTAGATTTAAAACGTGTTGCCGCGTTGGCACAGCAATACAATGCTTTGTTTCATTCAGACACCGTACAATCTGTCGGAAAAATTGAAATTCCTTTAGACGAAATTCCAGTTGATTTTATTGTAGCTTCGGCACATAAATTTCACGGACCAAAAGGAGCCGGTTTTGTGTTCATTCGCAAAAAAAATGTGTTGAAACCATTAATTGTTGGTGGCGAACAAGAAAAAGGAATGCGTGCCGGAACCGAAGCTCCACACCAAGTGGTTGGTATGGCAAAAGCATTGGAGTTATCGTATCAGGATTTAAACAAAGACCGCAAAATAATTACCGAATTACGCGATTATTGCAAAGCACAATTAGAAAATACGTTTGAAGGCGTTCAATTCAACGGAAACGGAAGTACTTTTTACAACGTTCTAAATATTCGTTTGCCATTTTCACCCGAAAAAGCTGCAATGATGCTGTTTCAGTTAGATATGAAAGGAATTGCAGTTTCGCGCGGAAGTGCCTGTCAATCGGGAAGTCAAAAACCTTCACACGTTTTAGCGGAGTTTTTAAATGAAGACGAAATTAAAAAACCAAGCTTAAGATTATCATTTGGGCACGAAAATACCAAAACAGAAATCGATTATTTAATTGATGTATTAAAAGCGATATAAATTTTTTTTGAGAAAAGTTGACTTTTATATTACTGATTATTAGTCAACTTTTTTATTTAATACATTGTTATCTTTACCGATTATAGCCAAATATAATTTTCAAAAAGTTTTTATAAAAGCTATTCTTGCTATTCCTGTAAACTATTTTAACGGAAAATTCAGAATTAAAATGATAGAATTCAACTTCAAAAGTTTATTTTTGGAATTGTTTTATTTAAATCTGATATGAAAAAAATTTGGGTAGCCTTACTACTTACTCCTTCAATACTATTTGCACAGCCGAAAAAAAAATTCCAGACCCCTGAAAAATGGGTCGATAGCATATACAATCAAATGTCGTTTAATGAAAAAGTGGGACAACTTTTTATGGTTGCGGCTTATTCTAACCGCGATGAAAAGCACGTAAATGAATTAATTGATCTGGTTCAGTCTAAAAATATCGGAGGCGTGATTTTCTTTCAAGGCGGTCCGGGGCGTCAGGCAAAAATTACAAACAAATTGCAAAGTGTTTCTAAAGTTCCGTTGTTTGTTGGTATTGATGCCGAGTGGGGCTTGGGTATGCGTTTAGATTCTACCTATG is from Flavobacterium dauae and encodes:
- a CDS encoding cysteine desulfurase family protein: MNQIYLDNAATTSVRPEVVEEMVKILTNDFGNPSSTYSIGRHTKALIESARKNIAKQFNVTASEIIFTSCGTEGNNWIIRSSVRDLGVKRIITTRMEHHCTLYSIKEMEKEYGTKIDYLNILPNSEIDYNQLEELLKDEQPTLISLMHVNNEVGTILDLKRVAALAQQYNALFHSDTVQSVGKIEIPLDEIPVDFIVASAHKFHGPKGAGFVFIRKKNVLKPLIVGGEQEKGMRAGTEAPHQVVGMAKALELSYQDLNKDRKIITELRDYCKAQLENTFEGVQFNGNGSTFYNVLNIRLPFSPEKAAMMLFQLDMKGIAVSRGSACQSGSQKPSHVLAEFLNEDEIKKPSLRLSFGHENTKTEIDYLIDVLKAI